A genomic window from Blastocatellia bacterium includes:
- a CDS encoding N-6 DNA methylase encodes MRHERAALRVKGQFWTPEWVADAMAAYVLGNGADHLFDPAVGAGALFQAARRIASKAGKTVTLYGTEIDPQAIAQAQAGGLSSADLAAVEMRDFAINPPARRFRAIAANPPYIRHHRLSHQTKALLRQFSADLLGKPLDGRAGLHVYFLLRALTLLEGGGRLAFIMPADTCEGVFASALWRWITERFRLDAVITFASAASPFPAVDTNAVIFLIENSLPVTRLQWAEVTAADRHALIDWAASGFTESNGAALAVIERELKEALATGLSRPPVATAHTGATLGDFVTVIRGVATGANEFFFLTTRQAQALRIPGDLLIPAVGRTRDVTGDAVTEATLNELARKGRPTWLFSPDGRPLDSFPPAVRDYLLQGEQMGIHRRTLIATRQPWYKMETRRAPPFLFAYLGRRNARFIRNSAGVLPLTGFLCIYPRPGRETDSEKLWQALKHPDTAANLRLVGKSYGSGAIKVEPRALERLPIPAHVLAETGLLDTPRREQLALTL; translated from the coding sequence ATGCGGCACGAGCGCGCGGCGCTCAGAGTCAAAGGCCAGTTCTGGACGCCTGAGTGGGTGGCCGACGCGATGGCCGCGTATGTTCTCGGCAATGGCGCCGACCATCTTTTCGATCCGGCAGTCGGCGCCGGCGCGTTGTTTCAGGCGGCCAGGCGAATCGCCTCAAAAGCCGGGAAAACCGTCACGCTTTATGGCACCGAGATTGACCCGCAGGCTATCGCGCAGGCGCAGGCGGGCGGCCTTTCATCTGCTGATCTGGCTGCGGTCGAGATGCGTGACTTTGCGATCAATCCGCCGGCGCGGCGATTCCGAGCGATTGCCGCCAACCCGCCCTACATTCGCCATCATCGCCTCTCCCACCAAACTAAGGCCCTGCTGCGACAGTTCAGCGCCGACCTGCTTGGCAAGCCTTTGGATGGCCGTGCAGGGCTGCATGTTTACTTTCTATTGCGGGCGCTGACTCTGCTTGAAGGCGGCGGGCGGCTGGCTTTCATTATGCCCGCAGACACCTGCGAAGGCGTCTTTGCGTCTGCACTCTGGCGCTGGATCACTGAACGCTTCCGACTCGATGCCGTCATCACGTTTGCTTCGGCGGCCTCGCCATTCCCCGCCGTCGATACGAATGCGGTCATCTTTCTGATTGAGAATTCGTTGCCGGTGACGCGCCTGCAATGGGCAGAGGTGACTGCCGCCGACCGCCACGCTTTGATAGATTGGGCGGCGTCGGGGTTTACCGAATCAAATGGCGCGGCACTGGCGGTGATTGAGCGTGAATTGAAAGAGGCGCTCGCGACCGGCCTGTCACGGCCTCCGGTGGCCACGGCCCACACGGGCGCAACGCTGGGCGATTTTGTGACCGTCATACGCGGCGTCGCGACCGGCGCGAATGAATTCTTCTTTCTCACCACACGGCAAGCGCAAGCCTTGCGCATTCCAGGCGACTTGCTGATTCCTGCCGTCGGGCGCACGCGCGATGTGACCGGCGATGCAGTGACCGAGGCGACGCTAAACGAGCTGGCGCGGAAGGGCAGACCGACATGGCTGTTTTCTCCCGATGGCCGCCCTCTCGATTCATTCCCGCCAGCGGTGCGCGATTACCTTCTGCAAGGCGAGCAGATGGGGATTCACCGGCGCACACTGATTGCCACGCGCCAACCCTGGTACAAGATGGAAACGCGCCGCGCGCCGCCATTTCTGTTTGCTTATCTTGGACGGCGCAATGCTCGATTCATCCGTAACTCTGCCGGGGTCTTACCCTTAACCGGCTTTCTCTGCATCTATCCGCGTCCAGGCCGAGAGACGGATAGCGAAAAGCTCTGGCAGGCGCTCAAGCATCCCGACACCGCCGCCAACCTGCGGCTGGTCGGCAAGTCTTACGGTTCGGGCGCGATCAAGGTCGAGCCGCGCGCCCTCGAACGCTTGCCCATCCCCGCGCATGTGCTGGCAGAAACCGGATTGCTTGACACACCGCGCCGCGAGCAACTGGCCCTGACCCTTTAG
- a CDS encoding glutamate-5-semialdehyde dehydrogenase, with protein sequence MTSVIEAARKAKAASAQLARMTGAAKNRALAAIAGALESQAEAVFAANRRDLERARQLVESGEMAEALYRRLKLDEAKLSDMVAGVRQVAALADPVGEITYAMELDEGLRLYRVSCPIGVVGVIFESRPDALVQISALCLKSGNAVLLKGGREAEHSNRALFEIIRAAAKGAGLPADAMALLERREDVGEMLKAEGSVDLIIPRGSNALVRFVQENTNIPVLGHADGLCHVYVDRAADLEKALAITGDAKLGYPAACNAVETLLVHRDVAREFLPLVAPALAASGVEVRVDHRSRAIVGREKVSEATEADWGMEYCDLILAVKMVDSLDEAIAHINTYGSRHTEAIITEDAAAFERFFAEVDAAGVYWNASTRFADGFRYGFGAEVGISTAKLHPRGPVGLEGLVTYKYKLIGAGHTVTDYSGPGARRFTHRRIDARTDNE encoded by the coding sequence ATGACTTCAGTAATCGAAGCCGCACGAAAAGCCAAAGCCGCCTCGGCGCAACTCGCGCGCATGACAGGCGCGGCTAAGAACCGCGCCCTGGCGGCGATTGCCGGCGCGCTCGAATCTCAGGCCGAGGCGGTATTTGCGGCCAACCGCCGCGACCTTGAGCGCGCGCGTCAGCTCGTTGAAAGTGGCGAGATGGCTGAAGCGCTATACCGGCGGCTGAAACTCGACGAAGCGAAGCTCAGTGACATGGTGGCGGGCGTCCGGCAGGTCGCGGCGCTCGCGGACCCTGTGGGCGAAATCACCTATGCGATGGAGCTGGATGAGGGCCTGCGCCTCTATCGTGTGAGCTGTCCGATTGGCGTCGTCGGGGTGATCTTTGAATCGCGCCCCGATGCGCTGGTGCAGATCAGCGCCTTATGCCTGAAGAGCGGCAACGCCGTGCTGCTCAAGGGCGGGCGCGAAGCCGAGCATTCAAACCGCGCCTTGTTTGAAATCATCCGGGCGGCGGCGAAAGGCGCGGGCTTGCCCGCGGACGCAATGGCTCTGCTTGAACGGCGCGAAGACGTGGGCGAGATGCTCAAGGCGGAAGGCTCGGTCGATTTAATCATCCCGCGGGGATCGAATGCGCTGGTGCGATTCGTGCAGGAGAATACCAACATTCCTGTGCTTGGCCATGCCGATGGCTTATGTCATGTCTACGTTGACCGCGCCGCCGACCTTGAGAAAGCGTTGGCGATCACGGGGGATGCGAAGCTCGGTTACCCGGCGGCTTGCAACGCGGTCGAGACCTTGCTGGTTCACCGCGACGTGGCGCGAGAGTTCCTGCCGCTTGTCGCCCCTGCGCTCGCAGCGAGCGGCGTTGAGGTGCGCGTAGACCATCGCAGCCGGGCCATCGTCGGGCGCGAAAAAGTGAGCGAGGCAACCGAAGCCGATTGGGGCATGGAGTACTGCGACCTGATCCTGGCCGTCAAGATGGTGGATTCGCTCGACGAAGCCATCGCCCACATCAACACCTACGGTTCACGTCATACAGAGGCGATCATCACCGAAGACGCGGCGGCCTTCGAGCGCTTCTTTGCCGAAGTGGATGCGGCGGGCGTTTATTGGAACGCCTCGACGCGGTTCGCTGACGGCTTCCGTTATGGCTTCGGCGCAGAGGTCGGCATCAGCACGGCGAAGCTACACCCGCGCGGCCCTGTGGGATTGGAAGGGCTGGTGACTTACAAGTACAAGCTCATCGGCGCAGGCCATACGGTCACCGACTATTCCGGCCCAGGGGCCCGGCGCTTTACTCACCGGCGAATCGATGCCAGGACAGACAACGAATAA
- the proB gene encoding glutamate 5-kinase, giving the protein MSMASEEPRRIINDARRVVIKLGTAVLMREDGGPALSRFYAFIEAIADLKRAGRDVLLVSSGAVGFGAQRLNLTRRPQLLPLKQACAAIGQGRLMALYAEGFDRLGVTTAQVLLTEEDFSNRQRYLNLRGTLGKLLELGALPIINENDTVATAELESEEAAPQVRVNFGDNDKLSALVASKTESDLLLILTDVDGLYTAEPSSKDARLIPLVSEITPEIEALARGPASASKVGRGGIGTKIEAARIAARSGCATVIAGGKLPQIISRIFAGEAVGTLFLPQSGLPGKRRWIAFATTVKAALMVNEGARRALVERKASLLAAGVIEVRGTFERGDVVSVIDEGEQEFARGMVNYSSDEARRISGQHSTRIDELIEDRNYDALITRDNIAFLETR; this is encoded by the coding sequence ATGAGCATGGCTAGCGAAGAACCGAGACGCATCATCAACGACGCCCGCCGCGTCGTCATCAAGCTGGGGACGGCGGTGTTGATGCGCGAAGATGGCGGGCCGGCGCTCTCGCGCTTCTATGCATTCATCGAAGCGATTGCCGATCTCAAGCGCGCCGGCCGCGACGTCTTGCTGGTGTCGTCGGGCGCGGTGGGGTTTGGGGCGCAACGCTTAAACCTGACGCGCCGGCCGCAACTGCTGCCGCTCAAGCAAGCCTGCGCCGCCATCGGTCAGGGCCGGCTGATGGCGCTCTACGCCGAAGGCTTTGACCGCCTCGGCGTCACCACCGCGCAGGTGTTGCTGACCGAAGAGGATTTTTCCAACCGCCAGCGTTACCTGAACCTGCGCGGCACGCTCGGCAAACTGCTTGAGCTGGGCGCGCTGCCGATCATTAACGAGAACGACACGGTAGCGACCGCCGAGCTGGAATCGGAAGAGGCCGCGCCACAGGTGCGCGTCAATTTCGGCGACAACGACAAGCTGTCGGCGCTGGTCGCCAGCAAGACCGAATCCGACCTGCTGCTCATCCTCACAGACGTCGATGGTCTCTACACGGCTGAGCCGAGCAGCAAGGACGCACGGCTGATCCCGCTGGTGTCGGAGATCACGCCGGAGATCGAAGCCCTGGCGCGCGGGCCCGCCTCGGCGTCAAAGGTCGGGCGCGGCGGCATCGGCACGAAGATCGAAGCCGCGCGCATTGCCGCCCGTTCCGGCTGCGCCACGGTCATCGCCGGCGGCAAGCTGCCGCAGATCATCTCGCGCATCTTTGCCGGCGAAGCCGTCGGCACGCTCTTTCTGCCGCAGTCGGGGCTGCCGGGCAAGCGCCGCTGGATCGCTTTCGCGACCACGGTGAAAGCGGCGCTCATGGTCAACGAAGGGGCGCGCCGCGCCCTGGTCGAGCGCAAGGCGAGTCTGCTTGCGGCAGGGGTGATCGAGGTGCGCGGCACGTTCGAGCGCGGCGATGTCGTCAGCGTCATCGATGAAGGCGAGCAGGAATTCGCGCGCGGCATGGTCAACTATTCGAGCGACGAAGCGCGCCGCATCAGCGGTCAGCATTCGACGCGCATCGATGAGTTGATCGAAGACCGCAACTACGATGCCTTGATCACCCGCGACAACATCGCCTTCCTTGAGACCCGGTGA
- a CDS encoding FRG domain-containing protein, with protein sequence MNGDCVQEIRINDWRDLSERVYEGSWEAGIARFRSNVAFRGLSDANYALKSGLVRLGGSSEKLEGHLLRNFRKYARRDSAPDSLWDWMALGQHHGLPTRLIDWTYSPYVAMHFATARLEDFEIDGVIWCVDFAAANELIPKKLKDVLREEGSYTFTVDMLNSVAKTPSEFDRLAHEPFVVFFEPPSLDDRIVNQFALFSLMSSPTAALDDWLIHHPQLCRKIIIPAAAKWEVRDKLDQANITERVLLPGLDGLSSWLRRYYTPRTQPINQEKAREAAEMLAKETAGNESH encoded by the coding sequence ATGAATGGTGACTGTGTGCAAGAGATTCGCATCAATGATTGGCGCGATTTGAGCGAGCGGGTTTACGAAGGCTCGTGGGAGGCAGGGATTGCGCGCTTTCGCTCGAACGTCGCCTTCCGCGGATTGTCCGACGCGAATTACGCCTTGAAGAGCGGCCTTGTCCGCCTCGGCGGCTCGTCGGAAAAACTCGAAGGCCACCTGCTGCGGAACTTCCGCAAGTATGCGCGGCGCGACTCGGCGCCGGATTCGCTCTGGGATTGGATGGCGCTCGGCCAGCATCACGGCTTGCCGACGCGCTTGATTGACTGGACCTATTCGCCCTACGTGGCCATGCATTTTGCGACCGCGCGGCTCGAAGACTTCGAGATCGACGGCGTCATCTGGTGCGTAGACTTTGCCGCGGCCAACGAGCTGATCCCCAAAAAGCTGAAAGATGTGTTGCGCGAAGAAGGCTCGTACACCTTCACCGTGGATATGCTGAACAGCGTCGCCAAGACGCCGTCAGAGTTTGACCGGCTGGCGCATGAGCCTTTCGTCGTCTTCTTCGAGCCGCCGTCGCTCGACGACCGCATCGTCAACCAGTTCGCGCTCTTCTCGCTGATGTCGTCGCCGACCGCGGCGCTCGACGACTGGCTGATCCATCACCCGCAGCTTTGCCGCAAGATTATTATCCCGGCGGCGGCCAAATGGGAAGTGCGCGACAAGCTCGACCAGGCAAACATCACCGAGCGCGTTTTGCTGCCCGGACTCGATGGCTTGAGCAGCTGGCTGCGACGTTACTACACGCCGCGCACCCAGCCGATCAATCAGGAGAAAGCGCGCGAGGCTGCCGAGATGCTGGCCAAAGAGACCGCCGGCAATGAGTCGCACTGA
- a CDS encoding DUF4175 family protein has product MSSHEKSLNQLIAQVRSRIRARLALRGLAITLAVFAASLVLAALLAGRIHHKPGLLLLLRLLPLALACAAGLLFILRPLRGRIADRQIARLIEEKSALSDRLSTVVECNENLGGASPAIVSRLVEDTAARCSRLRLDDVVDPRQSYLYGAASMAILLVLMGSLFFGPSPLSSGMSSLYSIGDVIANTKTINVTPGTARAPRGSDQKIKAQLAGFDSDNAQVFIRRNGADVYEAHLMEPARNPNEFQFVIFNIQDSIGYYVEAGGIRSDEYELTVADLPFVKQIDLLLNFPGYTHLPAKRIENTGEVAALKGTVVQVTAKLSATAKAARIVLNDGTKIEMAADGESQFVGSLTVKQNGTYRIELTSLDGERYNGSNEFDITLLEDHAPTVTIDKPGRDMKVTSIQEVFSQVRAEDDFGVTSIELYYSVNGGEEKHVALQDLKTDTPKTLSGAHTFFLEEFGLQPGDFISYYAKARDNGADGGQASTSDIYFLEVRPFDREFRQAQQQGGGQGEGEQDSNALTRRQREIIAATFRLQREQNNYTPQEKAENFGAVTLSQEKLKTDADALIERIHRRLGDQLNAQPQYAKLVEYVTQAAKEMTEAIPQLHSEKPKEALPPEQRSLQQLLRAEAIFREIQVARGESQGSQQQQQEQDMADMFELQLDKMKNQYETVQRQQGQQQSQQQDEIARRLEELARRQQQQLEQRMRQQQQGNNGGGGGSQRQQQEMLDEAQKLARELERLARDRRDPKLEEAARQLQQSADEMRRSQAAQSQANSQQGGGGEQRQMEAQAQAMRALQRMEQAKRMLESSRSTGGQQSLQQLRQQAEEALRKQDEISRKVDDMARNGEGANSQEKKEQVAESKQALADKMTGLERDLDSTARNLGQDKQQAGDKLREAANAIRNNRIPDRIRASSQLIENGFMDQARDRERTIRGNIEEVLKNIQAAEGGAGRKTQGESLEDALNRARELADNLESLRRKMEGQSGEQSQQGQQQSQQGNQQGQQGQKGQQGQQGQQSGQPQGQQGQQQGQQGRQGQQAGQQQNQSGRQQAQSGSQSQSRGQRGQQAGQQQGQQQGQQGRQSGQQGQQGQQGQQGGQQSGQQSGEQASQQGQQGQQGQQGQQGQQGQQGQRGQRGQRGGQQGQQGQQASQQGSPSGQGSQSSESASSPEASERAGGGPPRASGDRQTASELRERVKDAEELRRALGHNQDLARDLNRITEQLRKINPDAFNDPSQLALLKNEVIEPLRQMEIELARRLQAKLGNNGSGALSDGDAPDRYRKLIEEYYRRLSARSPEAKP; this is encoded by the coding sequence ATGAGTTCACACGAAAAGAGCCTCAATCAGTTAATTGCTCAAGTTCGTTCGCGCATCCGGGCGCGGCTGGCGCTTCGCGGGCTGGCGATCACCCTGGCCGTCTTCGCCGCGTCGCTGGTGCTTGCGGCGCTGCTGGCCGGGCGCATACATCACAAGCCGGGCCTCTTGCTCCTGCTGCGGTTGCTGCCTCTGGCGCTGGCCTGTGCGGCGGGCTTGCTGTTCATTCTTCGCCCGTTGCGCGGGCGGATTGCCGACCGGCAGATCGCCCGCCTCATCGAAGAAAAAAGCGCGCTTTCGGATCGCCTGTCGACGGTCGTCGAGTGCAATGAGAATCTCGGCGGCGCGTCGCCGGCCATCGTCTCTCGTTTGGTCGAAGACACCGCCGCGCGCTGCTCGCGTCTGCGCCTCGATGACGTGGTTGATCCGCGGCAGTCGTATCTGTATGGCGCGGCCTCGATGGCGATCTTGCTGGTGCTGATGGGCTCGCTCTTTTTCGGGCCGTCGCCGCTCAGCTCCGGCATGAGCTCGCTTTACTCGATTGGCGACGTCATCGCCAACACCAAGACGATCAACGTGACGCCGGGGACGGCGCGGGCGCCGCGCGGCTCGGATCAAAAAATCAAAGCCCAGCTTGCAGGCTTTGACTCGGACAACGCGCAGGTCTTCATCCGCCGCAACGGCGCGGACGTTTACGAAGCGCACTTGATGGAGCCTGCACGCAACCCTAACGAGTTTCAGTTCGTCATCTTCAACATACAAGATTCGATTGGCTACTATGTCGAAGCGGGCGGCATTCGCTCTGACGAATACGAGCTGACGGTGGCCGACCTGCCGTTCGTCAAGCAGATCGATCTGCTGTTGAACTTTCCCGGCTACACGCATCTGCCGGCCAAGCGGATTGAGAACACCGGCGAGGTCGCCGCGCTCAAAGGCACGGTCGTGCAGGTGACCGCCAAGCTGTCTGCTACGGCCAAAGCGGCGCGCATTGTGTTGAACGACGGAACGAAGATCGAGATGGCCGCCGATGGCGAGAGCCAGTTCGTCGGCAGCCTGACGGTCAAACAGAACGGCACCTATCGCATTGAACTGACCAGCCTGGACGGCGAGCGTTACAACGGCTCGAACGAATTCGACATCACGCTGCTCGAAGACCACGCGCCGACGGTGACGATTGACAAGCCCGGGCGCGACATGAAGGTCACCAGCATTCAGGAGGTTTTCTCGCAGGTGCGCGCCGAAGACGATTTCGGCGTCACTTCAATTGAGCTTTATTATTCGGTGAATGGCGGCGAAGAGAAGCATGTCGCCCTGCAAGACCTGAAGACCGACACGCCGAAGACCTTGAGCGGCGCGCACACCTTCTTCCTCGAAGAGTTCGGCTTGCAGCCGGGCGATTTTATCTCCTACTACGCCAAGGCGCGCGATAACGGCGCTGATGGCGGACAGGCGTCAACCAGCGATATTTACTTCCTCGAAGTGCGCCCCTTTGACCGCGAGTTTCGCCAGGCGCAACAGCAGGGCGGCGGCCAGGGCGAGGGCGAACAGGACTCGAACGCGCTGACCAGGCGGCAGCGCGAGATCATCGCCGCGACCTTCCGCTTGCAGCGCGAGCAGAACAACTACACGCCGCAGGAGAAGGCCGAGAATTTCGGCGCCGTGACGCTCAGCCAGGAGAAATTAAAGACCGACGCCGACGCGCTGATCGAGCGCATCCACCGGCGGCTCGGTGACCAGCTCAACGCACAGCCGCAATACGCCAAGCTGGTTGAGTACGTGACGCAGGCCGCAAAGGAGATGACCGAGGCGATCCCGCAACTGCATAGCGAGAAGCCGAAAGAGGCGTTGCCGCCGGAGCAGCGGTCGCTGCAACAACTGCTGCGCGCCGAAGCTATCTTCCGCGAGATTCAGGTCGCCCGCGGCGAATCTCAGGGCAGTCAGCAGCAACAGCAAGAGCAGGACATGGCCGACATGTTCGAGTTGCAGCTCGACAAGATGAAGAATCAGTACGAGACCGTGCAGCGCCAGCAGGGTCAGCAGCAGAGCCAACAGCAGGACGAGATCGCCCGCCGGCTGGAGGAGCTGGCGCGGCGGCAGCAGCAACAGCTCGAACAGCGCATGCGCCAGCAACAGCAGGGCAACAATGGCGGTGGCGGCGGCTCGCAGCGCCAGCAACAGGAGATGCTCGATGAGGCGCAGAAGCTGGCGCGCGAGCTTGAGCGGCTAGCGCGTGACCGCCGCGACCCGAAGCTCGAAGAGGCGGCGCGGCAGCTTCAACAATCCGCCGACGAGATGCGCCGTTCGCAGGCGGCGCAGTCGCAAGCGAATTCACAGCAGGGCGGGGGCGGCGAGCAGCGCCAGATGGAAGCTCAGGCGCAAGCCATGCGCGCCCTGCAACGCATGGAGCAGGCAAAGCGGATGCTCGAATCGTCGCGCAGCACAGGCGGCCAGCAGAGCCTACAGCAGTTGCGCCAGCAGGCCGAAGAGGCATTGCGCAAGCAGGACGAAATCAGCCGCAAGGTTGACGACATGGCGCGCAACGGCGAGGGCGCTAACAGCCAGGAGAAGAAAGAGCAGGTTGCCGAGAGCAAGCAAGCACTCGCCGACAAGATGACCGGCCTTGAGCGCGACCTCGACTCGACGGCGCGCAATCTTGGACAGGACAAGCAGCAGGCGGGCGACAAGCTGCGCGAGGCGGCCAACGCCATTCGCAACAACCGCATCCCCGACCGCATTCGCGCCAGCAGCCAGTTGATCGAGAACGGTTTTATGGATCAGGCGCGGGACCGCGAGCGGACGATTCGCGGCAACATCGAAGAGGTGTTGAAAAACATCCAGGCTGCCGAAGGCGGCGCCGGTCGCAAGACGCAGGGCGAGAGCCTGGAAGACGCTTTGAACCGCGCCCGCGAGCTTGCTGATAATTTGGAATCGTTGCGCCGCAAGATGGAAGGGCAGAGCGGCGAGCAGTCGCAGCAAGGTCAGCAGCAAAGTCAGCAGGGGAATCAACAGGGACAACAAGGGCAAAAGGGGCAGCAAGGGCAACAAGGTCAGCAGAGCGGCCAGCCGCAAGGGCAACAAGGTCAGCAGCAGGGCCAGCAAGGCCGCCAGGGTCAACAGGCCGGCCAGCAGCAAAATCAGTCGGGCCGGCAACAGGCGCAAAGCGGCTCGCAGAGCCAGTCTCGCGGCCAACGCGGTCAGCAGGCGGGCCAGCAGCAAGGCCAACAGCAAGGCCAACAAGGTCGGCAATCCGGTCAGCAAGGACAACAAGGACAACAAGGTCAGCAGGGCGGCCAACAATCCGGTCAGCAAAGCGGTGAGCAGGCTAGTCAGCAGGGACAACAGGGACAGCAAGGCCAACAAGGACAACAGGGCCAGCAAGGACAGCAAGGTCAGCGCGGGCAGAGAGGGCAGCGCGGCGGGCAGCAGGGCCAACAAGGTCAGCAGGCCAGCCAGCAAGGCTCGCCCAGCGGCCAGGGCAGTCAGTCGAGCGAGTCCGCATCGTCTCCGGAGGCATCCGAAAGAGCCGGCGGCGGCCCGCCGCGCGCCAGCGGCGACCGGCAGACCGCCAGCGAGTTGCGCGAGCGCGTGAAGGACGCCGAAGAGTTGCGCCGCGCCCTCGGCCACAATCAAGACCTGGCGCGCGACCTCAACCGCATCACCGAGCAGTTGCGCAAAATCAATCCCGACGCCTTCAATGATCCCTCGCAACTGGCGCTGCTCAAGAACGAAGTCATCGAGCCGCTGCGCCAGATGGAGATCGAGCTGGCGCGCCGCCTTCAGGCCAAGCTCGGCAACAACGGCTCAGGGGCGCTCAGCGATGGCGATGCCCCCGACCGCTACCGCAAATTGATCGAAGAGTACTACCGCCGCCTGTCGGCGCGTTCGCCGGAGGCCAAACCCTAG
- a CDS encoding VWA domain-containing protein: protein MNPIFLFGALAATLPVLVHLVRRTRAVRLQFPSLMFLRRIEQKTIRKRRLRNLLLLLLRSAALLLLALAFARPYFTGTSSASAASTQTSSVILIDGSYSMRYGDVFNRARQAARNAISDAPAGEQFAIVEFSRSYDVVMPLKPSRDEALAAVAGLQPGLGSTDYLQAVQAAISLLKDAGGQKRIHLISDFQDAGWNRGAPPVKLPADIKLVPVDVSDAQPTNLAVLEVKADPVVYQQKYAGKLTARVANFGAEPVSNATVDFKLNDLTVERRQLKLDGGEQGVVEFSGFNVPDGANRASVEISGDAFTLDDKFYFTVRREDQNKVLVIDTAVRGRGESFFLQQSLAAGENNQYALTVKTAGTTSPGELEAYRVIIVNDAGSLSEGLAAAIKAFAERGGGVILAAGRHTDAAEFNRAFAGLAPAQIGEVVQSRSYALMSQIKSDHPIFAPFQRGGRLASTRVYGYHRATANDGTTTIAALDDGNPIIVEGLTGRGKVLLMTTTLDTTWNDLPLTPMFLPLARQMLEYLGGRAQPAAYTIGQVIAASADTDGSQPAIDNPAGGRLNDARQNPTGELAFDAAEIGYYKFRYRNRNEFAAVNLDTRESDFARMNVDDFVASLTSAPGDREAQPIQSPHMTAEETEARQRLWLPLLLLSLALFVAEAALARRIRLVKLVG from the coding sequence TTGAATCCAATATTTCTGTTTGGGGCGCTGGCGGCGACGCTGCCGGTGCTGGTCCATCTGGTGCGGCGAACGCGCGCTGTCCGCTTGCAGTTCCCGTCCTTGATGTTCCTGCGCCGCATCGAGCAGAAGACGATTCGCAAACGCCGCTTGCGCAACCTGCTGTTGCTCTTGCTGCGCTCGGCGGCGCTCTTGCTGCTGGCGCTCGCCTTCGCGCGGCCTTACTTCACCGGCACCAGCAGCGCCTCGGCGGCGAGCACACAAACCAGTAGCGTCATCCTCATTGATGGGTCGTACAGCATGCGCTATGGCGATGTTTTCAACCGCGCACGGCAGGCGGCGCGCAATGCCATAAGCGACGCGCCCGCCGGTGAGCAGTTCGCCATCGTCGAGTTCTCGCGCAGCTATGATGTCGTGATGCCGTTGAAGCCGAGCCGCGACGAAGCGCTCGCCGCCGTCGCCGGTCTACAACCCGGGTTGGGCTCGACCGATTACCTGCAAGCCGTACAGGCCGCCATCTCTCTGCTCAAAGACGCTGGCGGGCAGAAGCGCATCCACCTGATCTCTGACTTTCAAGACGCCGGCTGGAATCGCGGCGCGCCGCCGGTCAAGCTGCCCGCGGACATCAAGCTCGTCCCCGTCGACGTGTCCGACGCGCAGCCGACGAACCTTGCCGTCCTCGAAGTCAAAGCCGACCCGGTCGTCTATCAGCAAAAGTACGCCGGCAAGCTGACGGCGCGCGTCGCCAACTTCGGCGCCGAGCCGGTGAGCAACGCGACGGTAGATTTCAAGCTCAACGATCTGACGGTCGAGCGGCGGCAGTTGAAGCTCGACGGCGGCGAACAGGGAGTCGTCGAGTTCAGCGGCTTCAATGTGCCTGACGGCGCTAACCGCGCTTCGGTTGAAATTAGCGGCGACGCGTTCACACTCGACGATAAATTCTATTTCACGGTGCGCCGCGAAGATCAGAACAAGGTGCTGGTGATTGACACGGCAGTGCGCGGGCGCGGCGAGAGCTTCTTCCTGCAACAATCGCTTGCCGCCGGCGAGAACAATCAATACGCGCTGACCGTCAAGACCGCGGGCACCACCAGCCCCGGCGAACTGGAAGCCTATCGCGTCATCATCGTCAACGACGCCGGCAGCCTGAGCGAAGGACTGGCGGCGGCGATCAAAGCGTTTGCCGAGCGCGGCGGCGGCGTCATCCTTGCCGCTGGCCGCCACACCGACGCCGCGGAATTCAACCGCGCCTTTGCCGGCCTGGCGCCGGCGCAGATCGGCGAGGTCGTGCAATCGCGCAGCTATGCGCTGATGAGCCAGATCAAGAGCGACCACCCCATCTTTGCGCCCTTTCAACGGGGCGGGCGGCTGGCTTCGACGCGAGTCTATGGCTACCACCGCGCCACGGCCAATGATGGGACGACGACCATCGCCGCGCTCGACGACGGCAACCCGATCATTGTCGAAGGGCTTACGGGACGCGGCAAAGTGTTGCTGATGACGACGACGCTCGACACCACCTGGAACGACCTGCCGCTAACGCCGATGTTTCTGCCGCTGGCGCGACAGATGCTCGAATACCTCGGCGGGCGCGCCCAGCCTGCGGCTTACACCATCGGCCAGGTGATCGCCGCGTCGGCCGATACGGATGGCTCACAGCCGGCGATTGATAACCCGGCGGGCGGGCGGCTGAACGACGCGCGGCAAAATCCGACGGGCGAGCTGGCGTTCGATGCCGCGGAGATTGGCTATTACAAATTCCGCTATCGCAACCGCAACGAATTCGCGGCGGTCAATCTCGACACCCGCGAGTCGGATTTTGCCAGGATGAATGTGGACGACTTTGTCGCCAGCCTGACCAGCGCGCCGGGCGACCGCGAGGCCCAGCCCATCCAATCGCCGCACATGACCGCCGAAGAGACCGAAGCGCGGCAGCGTTTGTGGCTGCCATTACTTTTGCTGTCACTGGCCCTGTTTGTCGCCGAAGCGGCGCTGGCGCGGCGCATCCGCCTTGTTAAGTTAGTCGGATGA